A region of uncultured Desulfobacter sp. DNA encodes the following proteins:
- the rpmD gene encoding 50S ribosomal protein L30 has protein sequence MADRIRITQIRSTIGRPAKHGRIIRSLGIKRMHYTVEHDNTPVIMGQVKKVSHLVKVEEV, from the coding sequence ATGGCTGATAGAATCAGAATTACTCAGATAAGAAGTACCATCGGCCGTCCAGCAAAGCATGGACGGATTATTCGCTCCCTGGGCATCAAGCGGATGCACTACACTGTGGAGCACGATAATACACCTGTTATTATGGGGCAGGTGAAAAAAGTTTCACACCTGGTGAAAGTAGAGGAGGTTTAG
- the rplO gene encoding 50S ribosomal protein L15, with product MQLHDLAPAPGSRKNRKRIGRGPGSGMGKTSTKGHKGLKARSGGSVRPGFEGGQMPIYRRLPKRGFKNYMFKTYNAVLNIKDLERFEDGAEITEAVLREAGLVKGSVDGIKILGDGEISKKIVLRKILVSQKAKEKIETAGGTIE from the coding sequence ATGCAGTTACACGATCTGGCTCCTGCTCCCGGCAGCAGAAAAAATAGAAAAAGAATTGGGCGGGGACCCGGTTCTGGTATGGGCAAAACTTCAACCAAAGGTCATAAAGGACTTAAGGCACGTTCCGGTGGTTCTGTCCGGCCCGGGTTTGAAGGCGGTCAAATGCCGATCTACAGGCGGCTCCCCAAACGCGGTTTTAAAAATTATATGTTTAAAACCTATAACGCCGTGCTTAATATTAAGGATCTTGAGCGATTTGAAGATGGGGCTGAAATTACAGAAGCCGTTCTTCGTGAAGCCGGTCTTGTGAAAGGTTCTGTGGACGGTATCAAAATCCTTGGAGATGGTGAAATCTCCAAAAAAATAGTCCTGAGAAAAATCCTGGTTTCCCAGAAAGCCAAGGAAAAAATAGAAACTGCCGGTGGCACCATAGAATAA